Genomic DNA from Comamonas resistens:
GGATTGCCGACCATCTGCAGCTGCGCGGCTCGGTGACCGTGGATGCGGGTGCCGTCTCCAAGCTGCGTGATGAAGGCAAGAGCCTGCTGCCCATCGGCATGATCGCTGTGGACGGCGATTTTTCGCGCGGCGAAGTGATTGCCGTGCGTGATGAGGACGGTGTCGAGATCGCCCGTGGCCTGGCCAGCTATGCCAGCGCGGAAGCGCGGCTGCTGTGCCGCAAGAGCTCCTCGGAGATTGAATCGCTGTTGGGCTACTCGGCAGGTCCCGAAATGATGCACCGCGACAATATGGTGGTGGCAGGACACTGAGCACCAGCCGTCACCAAAAAAGCCGTAATGCTGTGAGGCATTACGGCTTTTTTCATTGTAGAGGCTTGTGATCGGGCGGATTGTCTATGCCGGTCTGCGGGTCCGGGTCAAAACTGGCGCCGGGCGGCAGCTCTATGCCGGGGTTGATGCGAAAGCTCCCTGTGCGGGCAGGGTACATGACCTGATGGTGCTGCCCCGGATGGGGAGTGCCGCCGGTGGCCTGGCCTGCCTCCTGATCGCGCGGCCGCATGCCGCTGCGAAGATAGCGGTTGCGCTGCTGCTCGCCGCGCGGCAGAAAGCGCGCCAGCTCGGTCAGCGCCATTTCATAGACGCCGCGTTTGAATTCGACCACCACATCCAGAGGAACCCAGTAGTCATTCCAGCGCCAGGCATCGAACTCAGGGTGGTCGGTGGCACGCAGGTTCAAGTCCCAGTCATGCCCGACCAGTTGAAGCAAAAACCATATCTGCTTCTGGCCTTTGTAATGCCCGCGCGCGTCGCGGCGGATGTACCTGTCTGGCACCTCGTAGCGCAACCAGTCCCTGGTGCGGGCAACCACGCGAACGTGATTGGGCTTCAGCCCCACTTCCTCGTGCAGCTCGCGGAACATGGCTTGCTCGGGTGTCTCACCCCGATCAATGCCACCTTGCGGAAACTGCCAGCTGTGGGTGCGAATGCGTTTTCCCCAGAACACCTGGTTTCTTTGGTTGAGCAGGATGATGCCGACGTTCGGGCGAAATCCGTCCCGGTCAAGCATAATCAAACCCCAAATTTTTGAATTGTGTTCATTATGCATGGCCCCTTGTGATCGACAAGCGGGCCATGCCTATTTCCACTGAATTGCCAGTTCCATGAAAGCCTCCCAATTTCTCATCTCCACCCTGAAAGAAGCTCCGGCCGACGCCGAAGTGGTCAGCCACAAGCTCATGATGCGGGCTGGCATGATCAAAAAGCTGGGTGCTGGCATTTACAACTACATGCCCATGGGCCTGCGCGTGATCCGCAAGGTCGAGGCCATCGTGCGCGAGGAAATGAACCGCGCCGGCGCCATCGAAACCACCATGCCCGTGGTGCAGCCTGCCGAGCTGTGGCAGGAAACCGGCCGTTTCGAGAAGATGGGCCCCGAGCTGCTGCGTATCCAGGATCGCCATGGCCGTGATTTCGTGATCCAGCCCACTTCCGAAGAGGTGGTTACCGATATCGCGCGCCAGGAGTTCAAGAGCTACAAGCAGCTGCCCAAGAACCTCTACCAGATCCAGACCAAGTTCCGCGACGAGCGCCGTCCCCGCTTCGGCCTGATGCGCGGTCGCGAGTTCATCATGAAGGACGCCTATTCCTTCGACAAGGATCGTGATGCGGCCCAGATCAGCTACCAGACCATGCGCGAAGCCTACAAGCGCATCTTCGACCGCTTCGGCCTGCAGTACCGCGCCGTGCGTGCCGACTCGGGCGCCATCGGCGGCGATCTGAGCGAAGAGTTCCAGGTCATCGCTTCCACGGGCGAGGACGCCATCGTCTACTGCCCGAACAGCGACTACGCTGCCAATATCGAGAAGGCCGAGAGCCTGGCGCCCACCCAGGCTCGTCCTGCCGCCGCCCAGGCCATGCAAAAGGTCGCCACACCCGGCAACAGCACCTGCGAAGCCGTGGCCGAGCAGCTGGGCCTGCCCCTGGCGCAGACAGTGAAGTCGCTGGTGCTGGCCACGGACGAGCTCGACGACAAGGGTCTGATCGTCAAGTCGCAGGTGTGGCTGTTGCTGCTGCGCGGTGATCACGAGATGAACGAGATCAAGGTCGGCAAGGTTGAAGGCCTGGCGGGCTTCCGTTTCGCGACCGTAGGCGAGATCGAGGAGCACTTCGGTGCCAAGCCCGGTTATCTGGGCCCCATCGGCCTCAAGAAGCCCGTGAACATCGTGGTGGACCGCGACGTGGCCGTGATGGCCGACTGGGTCTGCGGTGCCAATGAGGAAGACTTCCACATCACCGGCGTGAACTTCGGCCGCGACCTGCCCGAGCCCGCCGTGGTGGCGGATCTGCGCAATGTGGTGGCTGGCGATCGCTCGCCCGACGGCGCGGGCGAACTGGCGATCGAGCGCGGCATTGAAATCGGCCACGTATTCTATCTGGGCACGAAGTACTCCAAGGCCATGGACGCTACCTTCCTCGGCGACAACGGCAAGCCCCAGCACTTCGAGATGGGTTGCTACGGCATTGGCGTGACCCGCCTGCCCGCCGCTGCCGTGGAGCAGAACCACGATGAGCGCGGCATGATCTGGCCCGATGCGATTGCGCCGTTCACCGTGGTGATCTGCCCCATCGGCATGGGTCGCAGCGAGGCCGTGAAGACCGAGGCCGAGAAGCTCTATGGCGAGCTGCTGGCACTTGGCGTGGACGTGATCCTCGACGACCGCGACGAGCGCCCCGGTGCCATGCTGGCCGACTGGGAGCTGATCGGCGTGCCCCACCGCGTGGTGCTGGGTGACCGTGGCCTGAAGGAAGGCGTGCTCGAGTACCAGCAGCGCCGTGACACGGAAGCCACAAAGCTGGCGACGAATGAGGTGCTGGGTCACCTCAAGAGCCGCCTGGGCTTGTAAGCTTCTGCTTCCATGTTGCTCAACAGACGTTCCTGTCTCGCTGCCGCTTCGCTAGCCCTGCCGTCGGCGGGCTGGCTGCTGCCGCAAGCGGCCTGGGCTGGAGGACAGCTGGAAGAGCCGCTGGCCGACTCTGTGCGTAGCGCCATGAGTGCTGCCGTGGCTGGATCGGGGGCGCCTCCCGAGCTGGAGTTCATCTCCACCGAGTCTCGCATGAGCTATCTGCGCTGGCTGGTGGCCTGCAGCGACAAACTGGCCAAACGCAAGCCCGACCCGCAGGTGCGGCGCGAGTTTTTGCAGACCGTCTGGTATGAAGCCAAGCGCGCGGGTCTCGATGTATCCATGGTCATGGGCCTGGTTCAGGTAGAAAGCGGCTTTCGCAAGTACGCGATCTCCAGTGTGGGCGCGCGAGGCTATATGCAGATCATGCCGTTCTGGATGCGTCTGATTGGCGATGGAGACTCGGGCAAGCTGTTTCACATGCAGACCAATCTGCGCTTTGGCTGCGTGATCCTGCGTCATTACCTGGACCGGGAAAAAGGCGATGCCTATATGGCCCTGGGCCGCTACAACGGCAGCCGTGGGCAGCCCCAGTATCCGAATGCGGTCTTTGGCGCACAAAGGCGTTGGCTGATTGAAGAGCCGCGTTCGGTCTGAGTACCCAGCTTTCATGCGAAAAGCGAGCCTCAGGCTCGCTTTTTTATGCTCGAAAAGGCTTGAAATCCAGGGGAGTCAAGCGCTGTCAGCTATGGTTCGAGGAGTCTTTGGCTGATATGGCCGAGCTCTGTACCTTGGCTGCGGCAGCGGCCGCCGGGGCCGCTGACTCTGCCGCGTCTGTGGACATGCGTGTGACCATGACCTGGTCGATACGGTAGCTGTCCACGTCCAGCACCTCGAACTTGTAGTGGTTCCAGTTCACGGTGTCCGTGCGTCGCGGCACGCGGCGCAGCATGACCATGAGAAAGCCGGCCAGCGTTTCGTACTCGTCGTCATGTGGCATATCGTCCAGATGCAGCACACGCATCACGTCCTCGATGGGCGTGATGCCGTCGATCAGCCAGGAATGCTCGTCGCGGCGGATGATCTGCTCCTCGTCGGCCGGGCCCACCAGGTCGCCCATCACCGTGCTCATCACGTCGTTGAGCGTCACCACGC
This window encodes:
- a CDS encoding proline--tRNA ligase, with translation MKASQFLISTLKEAPADAEVVSHKLMMRAGMIKKLGAGIYNYMPMGLRVIRKVEAIVREEMNRAGAIETTMPVVQPAELWQETGRFEKMGPELLRIQDRHGRDFVIQPTSEEVVTDIARQEFKSYKQLPKNLYQIQTKFRDERRPRFGLMRGREFIMKDAYSFDKDRDAAQISYQTMREAYKRIFDRFGLQYRAVRADSGAIGGDLSEEFQVIASTGEDAIVYCPNSDYAANIEKAESLAPTQARPAAAQAMQKVATPGNSTCEAVAEQLGLPLAQTVKSLVLATDELDDKGLIVKSQVWLLLLRGDHEMNEIKVGKVEGLAGFRFATVGEIEEHFGAKPGYLGPIGLKKPVNIVVDRDVAVMADWVCGANEEDFHITGVNFGRDLPEPAVVADLRNVVAGDRSPDGAGELAIERGIEIGHVFYLGTKYSKAMDATFLGDNGKPQHFEMGCYGIGVTRLPAAAVEQNHDERGMIWPDAIAPFTVVICPIGMGRSEAVKTEAEKLYGELLALGVDVILDDRDERPGAMLADWELIGVPHRVVLGDRGLKEGVLEYQQRRDTEATKLATNEVLGHLKSRLGL
- a CDS encoding RNA pyrophosphohydrolase — protein: MLDRDGFRPNVGIILLNQRNQVFWGKRIRTHSWQFPQGGIDRGETPEQAMFRELHEEVGLKPNHVRVVARTRDWLRYEVPDRYIRRDARGHYKGQKQIWFLLQLVGHDWDLNLRATDHPEFDAWRWNDYWVPLDVVVEFKRGVYEMALTELARFLPRGEQQRNRYLRSGMRPRDQEAGQATGGTPHPGQHHQVMYPARTGSFRINPGIELPPGASFDPDPQTGIDNPPDHKPLQ
- a CDS encoding lytic transglycosylase domain-containing protein — encoded protein: MLLNRRSCLAAASLALPSAGWLLPQAAWAGGQLEEPLADSVRSAMSAAVAGSGAPPELEFISTESRMSYLRWLVACSDKLAKRKPDPQVRREFLQTVWYEAKRAGLDVSMVMGLVQVESGFRKYAISSVGARGYMQIMPFWMRLIGDGDSGKLFHMQTNLRFGCVILRHYLDREKGDAYMALGRYNGSRGQPQYPNAVFGAQRRWLIEEPRSV